Proteins from one Rosa chinensis cultivar Old Blush chromosome 7, RchiOBHm-V2, whole genome shotgun sequence genomic window:
- the LOC112180371 gene encoding uncharacterized protein LOC112180371, producing MENLHGNSRVPKLSPQHLMKGGSFENAELDSPLLRYLRCSQSPVDGFKQRRHPFSPVENLMAAARSSPVRTVPREEVLVMDGVLVTNGKRSSRSGGSGSPSSTSSDSLGKTLYKGQFVLGKENLRPTRFPGKNKSELCKSTPRSGSCTPSSKSRLVYQIMASAVTEAAAAAAAALSPKLNRTSKTPITVICCRDWSPQDDGIEVVLPSSTEKPPSKADVDEYITASLYGPTTRRRLSVFAEICPE from the exons ATGGAGAACCTTCACGGCAACTCGAGAGTTCCGAAATTGAGCCCGCAGCACTTGATGAAAGGAGGAAGCTTCGAGAATGCGGAACTCGACTCGCCGCTCCTCAGGTACCTGCGATGCTCTCAGTCGCCGGTCGACGGCTTCAAGCAGCGGCGCCACCCGTTCTCTCCGGTGGAGAATCTGATGGCGGCGGCGAGGTCTTCACCGGTGAGAACGGTGCCGAGGGAGGAGGTCCTGGTGATGGACGGCGTTTTGGTCACCAATGGAAAGAGGAGTTCGAGGTCGGGTGGTTCTGGTTCGCCTTCATCTACTTCTTCGGATTCTTTGGGGAAGACTCTCTACAAAGGCCAG TTTGTacttggaaaagaaaatttgcGTCCAACTCGTTTTCCTGGCAAGAACAAATCTGAG TTGTGCAAGTCTACACCTAGATCAGGATCATGCACACCCAGCTCAAAGTCCCGCCTTGTCTATCAGATCATGGCATCAGCTGTTActgaagcagcagcagcagcagcagcagccttGTCTCCAAAACTGAATAGGACCAGCAAGACCCCCATTACTGTTATCTGCTGCAGAGACTGGTCACCCCAAGATGATGGCATTGAGGTTGTCTTGCCTTCTTCAACTGAAAAACCTCCATCAAAGGCAGATGTAGATGAGTACATCACTGCTTCTCTGTATGGTCCTACTACAAGAAGGAGATTGTCAGTGTTTGCTGAAATTTGCCCAGAGTAG